From Toxorhynchites rutilus septentrionalis strain SRP chromosome 2, ASM2978413v1, whole genome shotgun sequence, a single genomic window includes:
- the LOC129767791 gene encoding uncharacterized protein LOC129767791 → MHNNYQESTPPDLKVNYSFYSHVMSSMNISLVKLGNEQCEACVAATLHQSTAEHTDEENFTAVCSTCKSHVEHLRLASMSRSAYKDDGDKIRSKEVVFAVDLQKVIQLPRLEGMKSIVFTQRLLAYNETFAPVHNYSKAFPVIACVWDESTSGRSAGDITSCFDKVVDWCCSNGLEKVTFWLDNCSNQNKNWNLFLYLTLLLNAKETTVKQLTLKFFESGHTFMAADSFHAAVEKAMRNGEPVCTFPEFKRVVQKAKSNVVVEDMSVNDFFEMKMTVSQYTLTNCKPRPYIENIRKIIFEKGSYEMNYSSAVNDSEKMHSCCIMSKKQMKIVIHKDFNLANILTRRKDPAGITTDRKKALLNAILPVIKEEQKLFWNNLPEQ, encoded by the exons ATGCACAACAACTATCAAGAATCGACTCCTCCTGACCTCAAGGTCAATTATTCTTTCTACTCACATGTAATGTCGAGCATGAACATTTCATTGGTTAAATTAGGAAACGAGCAATGCGAGGCCTGTGTCGCGGCCACATTACACCAGAGTACAGCCGAGCATACCGACGAAGAGAATTTTACTGCAGTGTGTTCGACATGCAAATCGCATGTGGAGCATTTGCGATTGGCATCTATGTCCAGATCGGCGTACAAGGACGACGGCGACAAAATCCGCTCAAAAGAGGTTGTATTTGCAGTTGACCTCCAGAAG GTTATCCAGCTTCCCCGTCTAGAAGGCATGAAGTCGATAGTCTTTACACAACGCTTATTAGCATACAACGAAACTTTCGCGCCggttcacaattattcaaaagCGTTTCCCGTTATTGCCTGTGTATGGGACGAATCGACTTCAGGAAGGTCAGCTGGTGACATTACGAGCTgcttcgacaaagttgtggACTGGTGCTGCAGCAATGGCTTGGAAAAAGTTACGTTCTGGCTGGACAATTGTTCCAACCAGAACaaaaattggaatttgttcCTTTATCTGACCCTTCTGCTGAATGCAAAGGAAACTACAGTGAAGCAACTAACTCTAAAGTTCTTCGAATCCGGTCATACGTTTATGGCAGCGGATTCGTTTCACGCTGCTGTGGAAAAAGCAATGCGAAATGGTGAGCCGGTATGCACATTTCCTGAATTCAAACGAGTTGTACAAAAAGCGAAAAGTAACGTTGTTGTGGAAGATATGTCGGtcaatgatttttttgagatgaAAATGACGGTTTCGCAGTATACGTTAACTAACTGCAAGCCACGTCCTTATATCGAGAATATCAGGAAAATCATTTTCGAAAAAGGCAGCTACGAAATGAACTACAGCAGCGCTGTGAATGACAGCGAAAAAATGCATTCTTGTTGCATCATGTCTAAGAAGCAGATGAAGATCGTTATCCATAAGGATTTCAATTTGGCGAATATCCTAACGCGTCGTAAAGATCCAGCTGGTATAACTACCGACCGTAAGAAGGCGCTGTTGAATGCTATTTTGCCAGTTATCAAAGAGGAGCAGAAGCTGTTTTGGAATAACCTTCCTGAGCAATAA